From a region of the Tursiops truncatus isolate mTurTru1 chromosome 2, mTurTru1.mat.Y, whole genome shotgun sequence genome:
- the LOC109549694 gene encoding uncharacterized protein isoform X2, with amino-acid sequence MAARPAQIRSSRPPAARPAAPKRKDDLPITESLLFPRIHYHQCPACERVSGTGSGRGPGGGRARRRRAAQGPARPRRRSAPPRHWRRRSRAIPSVRTTLTLSSDRLRPGSGEPGEGAPRCVRLGPARSDCLLRLCLLPLRRRYPSSPRRRRRRVLLLRRRLLLLPPPPLVPPLPLHQLHPGNSAAAAFGNPRHFPPCSSSPTLARSGTPPSANLGSPRPSSSSAAWLASSRPVRSFRSPRRARRRASGRRPSTLGVVRLGEPPEAGPGGPGARGAGGAFGRRPVGRARSHRGLNKGGCAAARAPGGAGRGGVPQERAGRRPRPCGLRPGSPWLGGGRMLAQAPAPRAGTRAAPEARAAAWGGQGAPLGRRRLRRNKQKPCKELTGSP; translated from the coding sequence ATGGCGGCGAGGCCGGCCCAGATAAGGAGCAGCCGCccccccgccgcccgccccgctGCCCCGAAACGAAAAGACGATTTACCCATCACTGAGTCTCTGCTGTTTCCTCGCATACATTACCATCAATGCCCGGCCTGTGAGCGTGTGTCGGGGACGGGGAGCGGCCGCGGACCGGGCGGCGGGCGGGCGCGCAGGCGGCGGGCGGCGCAGGGCCCGGCGCGCCCTCGGCGACGCTCAGCACCTCCCCGTCACTGGCGCCGGCGCTCCCGGGCCATCCCCTCCGTCCGCACCACGCTCACGCTCAGCTCGGATCGGCTCAGGCCGGGCAGCGGCGAACCGGGGGAGGGGGCACCAAGATGCGTCCGGCTCGGCCCCGCGCGCAGCGACTGCCTCCTCCGCCTTTGCCTCCTCCCGCTCCGCCGCCGCtacccctcctccccccgccgccgccgccgccgggtcctcctcctccgccgccgcctcctcctcctgccgccgccgccgctggtGCCGCCGCTGCCGCTCCACCAACTACATCCGGGCAACTCGGCCGCTGCGGCCTTCGGAAACCCTCGGCACTTTCCGCCGtgctcctcctctcccaccctcgCGCGCTCCGGAACGCCGCCTTCGGCAAACCTCGGCTCGCCGCGGCCCTCCTCTTCCTCCGCGGCCTGGCTCGCCTCCTCGCGACCCGTCCGCTCTTTCCGGTCGCCGCGGCGGGCTCGCAGACGCGCGTCCGGCCGCCGCCCTTCCACTTTAGGGGTAGTCCGGCTCGGGGAGCCGCCCGAGGCTGGTCCCGGGGGCCCCGGGGCGCGCGGGGCGGGCGGCGCCTTCGGGAGGAGGCCGGTGGGGCGCGCGAGGAGCCATCGCGGACTTAATAAGGGCGGCTGCGCTGCTGCGCGTGCGCCCGGCGGCGCGGGGCGGGGAGGCGTCCCGCAGGAGCGCGCgggccgccgcccccgcccctgcGGGCTCCGACCGGGAAGCCCCTGGTTGGGCGGCGGGCGGATGCTGGCCCAGGCGCCCGCTCCGCGCGCGGGGACGCGAGCTGCCCCGGAGGCCCGCGCGGCggcctggggtgggcagggcgCGCCCCTGGGCCGTCGGCGTCTTAGAA